From Daucus carota subsp. sativus chromosome 6, DH1 v3.0, whole genome shotgun sequence, the proteins below share one genomic window:
- the LOC135147335 gene encoding uncharacterized protein LOC135147335 — protein MHSRIPLVLLLLSLLVTGSLHITTGSRLLNEQQVGAQPTCGQAVGGQQPCNQQPNDQKPSGQQVQQPGSQQGQQGSGQQPGGNQDQQPKVQQGSQQGGDQQNCGKQVGDASQCGQQGQQSQQGQSQGQQGGSQQGGNQQGQQGGSQQDGNQQGQQGGNQQGQQGGNNQGQQGEQVGSNQGQQGKQDGSQQGQQGGNQQGQQQGQQGGNQQGQTSQQGGSQQGPQQGGSQQDQGQQGGSQKGQGQQGGSQQGQGQQGGSNQGQQGGSNQSQQGQQQGQQGGSNQNQQGQQGGINQCQQGGNQQGQQSCGQQGAQPVGICYGTFADNQPTAQEAIPLIQTVGIQRMRLYGPDHNALQSLRNTKIEVVIGVPNEQLQSVASSQDNANQWVQDNIKNYQEVNFRYVVVGNGITPAHDQTSQFAQFVLQAMQNIQNAISACGLQNKIRVTTAIDQSEILIQSCPPSQGQFRPEVRQFIDPIIKFLVNNNNVPLLVNLHPYFSYVHNKADIPSEFDAHGNSGQTPRLEYATFQRQDPILQDGPLGYTNVFDAMVDSVHSALEKAGGSSLDVVVSEIGWPTDGGDAATIENASTHNTRLINHVLNNGTPKRPEKRIETYIFNLFDENKRDSEEFERHWGVFDNNKQAKYQINFQF, from the exons ATGCATTCCAGGATCCCTCTTGTGTTACTTTTACTTTCCTTACTTGTCACCGGGTCTTTGCATATTACTACAG GTTCTCGTCTGCTTAACGAACAACAAGTTGGAGCCCAACCAACATGCGGACAAGCAGTTGGAGGCCAACAACCTTGTAACCAGCAACCAAATGATCAGAAGCCTAGCGGCCAACAAGTCCAACAACCGGGATCCCAACAAGGACAACAAGGAAGTGGTCAACAACCTGGTGGCAATCAAGACCAACAACCAAAAGTCCAACAAGGTAGCCAACAGGGAGGAGATCAACAAAACTGTGGCAAACAAGTAGGAGACGCATCCCAATGCGGTCAGCAAGGACAACAAAGCCAACAAGGTCAATCGCAAGGACAACAAGGTGGAAGCCAACAAGGTGGAAATCAACAAGGACAACAAGGTGGAAGTCAACAAGACGGAAACCAACAAGGACAACAAGGTGGAAACCAACAAGGACAACAAGGTGGAAACAATCAAGGTCAGCAAGGCGAACAAGTTGGAAGCAATCAAGGTCAACAAGGCAAACAAGATGGAAGCCAACAAGGCCAACAAGGTGGAAACCAACAAGGACAACAACAAGGCCAACAAGGTGGAAACCAACAAGGTCAGACAAGTCAACAAGGTGGAAGCCAACAAGGACCACAACAAGGTGGAAGCCAACAAGATCAAGGGCAACAAGGTGGAAGCCAAAAAGGTCAAGGGCAACAAGGTGGAAGCCAACAAGGTCAAGGGCAACAAGGTGGAAGCAACCAAGGACAACAAGGTGGAAGTAACCAAAGTCAACAAGGACAACAACAAGGTCAACAAGGTGGAAGTAACCAAAATCAACAGGGACAACAAGGTGGAATCAACCAATGTCAACAAGGTGGAAACCAACAAGGACAACAATCTTGCGGTCAACAAGGAGCACAACCTGTAGGTATATGTTATGGAACATTTGCTGACAATCAACCAACAGCTCAAGAAGCCATCCCTCTCATCCAGACCGTTGGGATTCAAAGAATGAGACTATATGGTCCTGACCAtaatgctttacaatctcttagAAATACAAAAATTGAAGTTGTGATTGGCGTCCCCAACGAACAACTTCAATCAGTGGCCTCTTCACAGGATAACGCTAATCAGTGGGTTCAAGACAACATCAAAAATTATCAAGAGGTTAATTTTAGGTATGTTGTAGTTGGTAATGGAATAACTCCAGCCCACGACCAAACTTCTCAGTTCGCGCAGTTTGTTCTCCAAGCCATGCAAAACATTCAGAACGCAATTTCAGCGTGTGGGCTTCAAAATAAAATCAGAGTCACCACTGCCATTGATCAGTCTGAGATTCTCATCCAATCTTGTCCACCATCACAGGGTCAATTTAGGCCAGAAGTTAGACAGTTTATTGACCCCATTATCAAATTTCTAGTAAACAATAACAACGTACCATTGTTGGTAAATCTCCACCCTTACTTTAGCTATGTGCACAACAAGGCAGATATTCCATCAGAGTTTGATGCACATGGCAACAGCGGACAAACTCCACGTCTTGAATATGCTACTTTCCAACGTCAAGATCCGATTTTACAAGATGGACCGCTTGGCTACACAAATGTCTTTGACGCCATGGTTGATAGTGTACATTCCGCTCTAGAGAAGGCCGGTGGATCATCTTTAGATGTGGTCGTGTCTGAAATTGGTTGGCCAACTGATGGGGGTGACGCGGCTACAATTGAAAATGCATCAACCCATAACACCAGGTTGATTAACCATGTACTTAACAATGGAACTCCAAAAAGACCTGAGAAGCGTATAGAGACTTATATCTTCAATTTGTTTGATGAGAATAAAAGAGATTCTGAGGAGTTTGAAAGGCACTGGGGAGTATTCGACAACAACAAGCAAGCGAAGTATCAgatcaattttcagttttga